The genomic DNA tatgaaaaattttgtgcTAATAAGAATAGAACATTGTGGTGTCATCATAAATGTTTTGTTccctaaaaaaattcaattttgatttatatgaaatatttataaaagaaatttggTAGTGCTTATACAGTGAtggcttgaaatatttttatcgtaatgcattttaatcaaatttctataatttattaCTGATTTACCAATTTTTTCCCGTTGTTGTTAAGTTGCCGTCCAGTTGTTAAGTGGGGTCTACCAACAACTATATCGATATTGCTGTGTACTTATGTGAATGCAGGTGTGTCTGTttggatatgtatatataagacaTAAGGAAtatgatgtcaaatcgtacctgattcagttttttgctaataaaaaccagaagttttacgaacgtgggattatgatgctgcctgaaagatggcaaaagatcatagatcaaaatgggcaatacattacagaataaagtttttgagttccatgaaaaaattgtctttgatttaaaaaaaaacaaaaatccgcAACTACTTAATTGCCAAACCAAtagtaatttcgaaaaattgaaGGTAACATTTTCCTTTAGAGCTCTTACGCCaatttacataaacatatattatgtaCTCTTACTCTTGGTGTTCTCACCCTTTGCACTTTTGCTTTATTTAACTGATAATATTAGGCGCTAGTGTAATTTTAAAGAGAGCAAGAAAGTCAGTGAAAGCAAGCAAGTAACTTACAtccaattttttacattttctttaagAATATGAATACGAATAGCCATCAAACAGAAAAAACTAAAGCTTGTCACAATAGAGTGTGCCTTTCAGTATCCTCAGGCTCTTTGAAATAGGCGTTTACTAAGAATTCGGCTAGTGAGACTAATAGGGTTCTACTAACATAGCTCCAAAATTTCAGCAAACTAAGAAAAGAACTTACGAAATGTCCAACTGCTCTGCAGATATGTCTCATATTTCcaaagtatgtaagtatgtatgtatgtacatatgtatgacaaCTAAACTAAGTAGGTAACCGAACAGGGATTTAGTGCAGTTGAACTATTATTTACAAGGCCATTTGTCAATAGCAAATTTGCTGTCTCAGCCTTAATAGCAAAACAAGACAACGCAAGAcaattgtgtgtatatgtgcgaaCAGTTGGCCAGGAAAACCCATGGATAAGCGGGAAAACCCGAAATGTTCGGCCAGTTGTGACCACTGCGTGATAAGTGTACGCTTAGGTAGGCACTTTTTCAGCAATAAAACGAACCCATCGATCGGAACTGACACTCCATCAATTGCATGTGGCATTTCGACGGCCATACATATGCAGTTATTGTACCCAGTAGGAATAATTTGACTTAAAAAACATTACTCTATAATGTTTGGAACTAGTAGCTAGAATATTAAAATCTCTTAAATGGAAGTTTTGGttacaaacaaaatttcttACTCGCTTTTTGGAGAGGCTACGGCAGTATAGTGGCAAGAGCGTTGTTACAATTATTCTCGCTTTCGTCACACACTAACCCGCGCTAAATACTCCTATGTGTAAGTAAAAATTCTTAGCGCAGTTGAACCACCATTTCCCTACAGGGTGTGCATTAGATGCGAAAGCGGCGAAAATGATAGATGGCAGAAAGTTAGCGAAAAATATGATGTGTAGCTCTAtggaaatggaaatgaaaatggAAAGAGGAGCAGTTAAATGGTGAAGAGATTAGTGTAAAGAGATGTAGGAAAATGTCTGCGGAGAGAGGAGTGGCAGCGAATGTAGAGCGCCGCTAGCAGATTAAGGCACACACGGTGAATAGTTGTTGTTGGAATGCATAAATCATAGCAATGCAGTGATTTTTCGTAAGTAACTAACTAATAAGCCCGAGATTAAGTGTGAAATATGTATAAGATAAGAGTTCGTCCTACCTTTTGATTATATACTTTCGGCATTTCTTCGAAACGCATTCGTCTGTTTGTAGAATTGGTTGGAATAAGCTGGAGTTAGAGCTTGTATgaattgatatattatatttatcagtTTTTGTTTGTATCTAAAAGCTTTaagttttgcaattttattaccAAATTGCTGCTTAGTGCTagattatttaaagaaaaattaaaaattgtttttcaaaaagcCCTTATTTTTGAAATGATCTTTAATATTAGAGTTCTACACAGCAGTTCCTTTTTAAAATGTTAGGAAAAGTTCATTAAAGAAATCACAATTAAgcttataaattattttgaagtcCAAATCAACAAAGTCATGGACTGGTTCTTTTATCTCGGTTCTTTCGTCGCCatttaacacatacatatgtctatagGGTTGTTGACAAGatgttatagaaaatattatttatattgaaaaacaatcATAATTACTTACATTCATTTGCAGCATTACCAGCGTGGCCCAACCATCATTCATCGCTCACAACACTGCTTTAACGACGCTTCGTCAAAGATCAATATCTCTTACGGTACCACTGACGTTTGCGTACTCACAACACACTAAAAATGAGTGCAATTACTCAGCATTGCGGTTTCCAAATGAAGCTGCTATTGGAAAAGCTTTTGCATTGGAAAACTATTGGACACATTGGGAGAACAGTTTACAGTTAAAGACTGTGCCGTGACGACGATCCACTTAATGGAACTAAAAGCTGTTGTGTTTGCCTTAAATTTTATAAGTATGTCGgtgtttcgaaaatatataatcGATCACCGAAACGCTACACACGTACGCAGATTAATACAgaaatatatacacaagtatattACAACAATTTTCACAGAATTTTTAAACGAGTAACGGATTGCACATTTGCCCGTAAATCTAACGCCTCCACAATGAATaacattatatatagtatatgtgtgtataacattaatttttgaaaaactcaAATGTGTGCGCCAGAATTTTAGCCTTCTGTTGCACCGAAATGCGCGCGTCCACTATGAAGAAGGTGAGAAAGCGATTAAAGACATTTGCCTCGACGGCCTCGTTGATAGCTCGTTCCGTGGCGTAGATACAACCCAAGGGCACACCGCTGCTGGTCAACGAAATATTTACATGGTATATATTGTTCGGTTGTAACAGCACCGACAGCAACACCTCGCAGGGTGCGTGTTGTTGCAGGATTCTTATGATCTCGCCATAGAGATTGCGTTCGATGTAAGTACAACGTGGGTATTCGCTGCATTGACAGTAGGGACAAAAGCTGGGTGACTCTTTCAACGGTAGCTCGCCGGTGCCATGTCGGCAGGGCAGACCAGTACTAGCTGCCGAGCTGGCATGACTGCTAACCGGCACGCTTGAAGTGTTTTTAGATGTTACCGGCACAGTGGATGGTGGTGAACTCTGAGTTGCTTCGTCTATGAAAGGCCGCCAACCGAAAGTGGCATTGGTTTGTGAGAGTTTATTTTCGGCATGATTGTAGGTTTGCACTGTCTCTGCTTTCATTTCTGGGCATGGTCGTTGCGGTGGCGGTGTGGGTGGCCGTGGCGTTTGTGTAACGGCTGTGCACTCAAGTTTCTTTGGTGTCACAGCTTGCTTTTGTGCCAACAAAACGGCGGCTATCGCCTCCGTATGCTGTGTCTTCAGATCTGCGAGTAATGTAGAGAGTTCGCGTAGTTTTGCGGCGAGCGCTGTACAACGCATCATTTCATCGGGCGGTATAATTTCTGTCTTCATGTGACCGAGTTCGCGGCGTAGTTCATTAACTTGTAGTTCCAAATTGTATATGCGATTGCATTGCTGTGCGATAATCTCTTTGCTAATATCTGGCGCCTTTGGTGGTGCAGGCGGTGGTTCTGTCTGCCGTTCCATTTCTTTTTCATGGCAAGGTAATGGTTCCTCTTTCACTGCATAAATCGGCTCGGCCTCTGCAGCTGGCGTTTCTACGGGCTTTTCCGTCTTTCGTATGCTGGGAAATGGAAATATGCTTAATGGACATGGCGATTTTTCTTTGCAGGGCTCTACTTCTGGTTGCTTTGCCTTTGATGCGCCAGCACAGTTAATGTCAAAATACTTTAGCGGATTCCAGCTGATCATGTCCAGCACAGTTTGTTGTTGTGCGGTCGCGCTGGGCGCATCACTCGTACCCACCGATTTCTCAGCGCATCTGCGCGGCGGTGTCATTGGCGGTGGTGTTACGGTCTCTTGCACTGGCGCCCTCTCCAATTCATGTTTTAATTGCGTACGTTCTTTGGAGGATTCTCGCGACCTATCTGGCGTCTTAACCTTTTCCGACTTTTTCTGCCTTTCTTTCTTCGgtaattttttcgtttcttccaGTTTCTCTCCACCTGGATATACAACACGATATTTCGGTGATCTTTTGGCTTTATCGCCTGCTTCATGACAGCCATGCTGCAGTATACGATAGATGCGTCCATTTTCGCAAACAAATGATATTTGACTTGGCTTAGACTTTGGACTTTTTGCGCGCTTCTCCTGCCTTATTTGCTCTTGTCCGGGTTgtagaaatttattttgattcttCTCAGTTTTAGTCATTTGCGCCGTCTCTTTGGGACAttcacaattttcgttattcttTCGTGTTTCATATGTGCCACCGCAAAGCCGAATCTGTTGACCGGAAGGCGAGAGCAGACCTTTGTCGCCGTAATCATATTTCGGATCGATAGTGATGAATTTCGAATTGGTAAGTACGCGAAAAGCATCTAAAATAGAGATGAAAAGTGCGCAAGTGagcgattttaaaaatatttttatgttatttatgttggtaaacattttttatggaaaattatgaaaaaccaGTTTCAAATCTTACATTTTGAAAGTGTGAAAAAgcagaaattaatataaaaaataagtcaaAATAGGTAATCAAATAGTGAAGTGTGTTTcatcaagaaaatatataatttttttaaattttcgatacGACTGTAAGTTGTCGACATTTTTAATGTTGAGTAGCAATTACCAAGTTTGGGACTGAATCATTAGATTGGTCATATAATGACCTGAGTAAGATGTGGACAGATTGAATAAGTTTTGACTTCAACTCGTCTGAAAAATCTTGCAGTGCCAGCACtcgattccgattgttcagtttgtctgGAAGCTATATGccaaagtggtccgatatcgggcatttcaacaaatgaacagctttttgCTGAAAAAGATCGGTGCAAGACTTCATatcgatagctcaaaaactgaaggactacaagtagttcatatatatacagacaggcggacagacaaacggacatagTTGAATCAACGCAGCTcataatgctgatcatttatatatatatatatatatacaatatatatggttTAAGGCCATATCTCGtattcgatatacatatgtgatttaAGTTCAACCTATTCTGATCAGCATGGAACCAGAATTGACATTCGAGAACaataagttataataatatcttaatatttaattttctgagCTATCTATTCTACGAAAAAAAGCTGGCAAAATACAAAACCTCTCCGCTCTCTCTCTGTCGGACTTCGAAATGTCGCTCTGTGGGTCTGGTAGCTTGTTTTCGTCTAATTGGAAATTGGTTGAGTCAATTTACCAGGCCTGACTATAATCTTACAAAATTCATATCTAAGTACTTACTTCACATACTATTTGAAATTCGTAAAGAGCGGTAATCTTTCAGTAGATTGTTACTAAAAACTGTTGCGCTAAATAATTAGTCTCGTGGAAGTAAaggtttgaaaaataaaataaaataaaaacgtctctcaaaaaatctaatttatagGTATCATTAGTGAATTAGATAAGAAGTGAACACAGAAAAATATATGAGTAGCATGAGTTGAGATTTTACTTTcttatgcaatttttatttcggCTTAATCCACCACCCAACAATTGCTTGCTATGTATGCATTCAACACTCACGGCTACCACGGTACCCGTATTAATagaaacataatatttttgaaaaaaattttactcaaattgCAATTAGATAAAACATGTACAATATGCGTGTATTAacatgtaatataatataatttaaatagaaTGCAGGTAacataataatactttttaagtAGTGATAAAGAAAcacaatacaaatttttaaaagaaagcaATGGACATAACGTTTACATAATTACGACTGCATTGCTTCACGttgtttttttctgtttattgcttttaattttcacaTTATATGATCCGCCTGTCTTTCGGTTTGGTCGATCTGAttgataattttattgattGCCTGCGCCTCCATTGTAATAAGTTCATTTACTTGTTCACAATTTATAATGTCATCCTCGTGGATCTCAATGCTTTGTACACAGCCTTTTATATATGTGTCTGATTGCTCATACTAAAGGTATAAAAGAGCAGAGAGGAGCAAGCATTAGCAAAAAACAGGAAAGGATTAGTTAAGTCAGTTAcgagtgtacatatgtaaatgcaagAAATGCGAATGCGCATAGGTAAAAGTGAAAGTAGTTACCTAATTAGCAGCGTTAGCCGAATCAGCGTTAGCGGTTGGCATATTTGTGGAAATATTGCTACAAATACTAGCGAGTTCAAACTAAAATATTACGAATCGTGTTTTCAAGCGCTAAGGTACAAATGTGGTTAAGGGgtagagattaaaaaaaataatcatgaatatttatatatataaaatatatgtaatatcaAATATGTGACGTTTTGAAGTCTACTACTGCCGTCTAGCTccctccctctctctctctctttctataTGCCTCTCTGTCTCTACCTGCCTCACTCTCTCTATCCTTCTTGCTCCTTTCACTTGACAAACTCAAGCTTCATATTGTTGGCTCGTCAGCTCTTTTTAATTCTTTAGTGATTTGTGCGCGCAGTTCTTCAAAGCTTTCCCACTTCAAATTAGCACATACCTTCTCTATATCCGCATTGCGATACTCGTGATCGTTATAATGCGGGTACATCGACACGATACACGAATTCATTATGATATCTAATGCTGATTTCACAGCTCTGTGACTGTGTGATTTATGTATAATTAAAGCTTGGAAAAGTGTTTTGCCAACAAGTAGATATGTTTGTAAGCCTGGATAGGCGTTATATTCCCAACCGATTGTATCATTATAGCGTACAATTGAATAGATGCTATCACGTATACTAACGCTAAACTGTATTAGCAACCATGGATTGTCTTTGGGTCGGGTAGTAGCGTCCAAATCGAGATTAATCTgtaaacaattgaaaaaaatttaaataaatacgaaaCTTCTGCTTTATTTCTTTCACTTACCGATGCGAAACCGGCTGCGATTTTTTCGGATATGTTGCTAGTCAGCCTAGTCAAATCATTTATTAAATCGTCGACGTTATGATTACGTGACAATATCTTTGCCTGACACAACCTATCGCCGTCGCGTACAAATATATCCATATCGCTAACGTGTGGAGTTTCAGTTGACGACATAGGCACCGCCTCCTCCTCATGTAATATTCTATGCACCAAACGATTTGGCGCTGGTCGGTATTGTACGAATATATTCGATTTAAATATTGGATATTTCTTACGATCTTCCCTCAGCCAATCGTGTAGAGCACGTTGCACAAGATTTACCGCATCAGCGACGGCCAACATTCTGCCGGTTAGTGTTGCTGTACCAACATTATAGCTTAAAATATTACCCGTATAGGCATTGGCATAGTCGGGATCTATCAAGTCCATGCCATGTACTAAACGATAGGTGCCATATTCAGTCACATAAAGTGGATCGTTTCTCACAAGAAACCACGACAAGCGGCAGGGGCTAGCATCACGCGTTGGACTCGATTGCGCAGTTATATACAGTTCATCGCTGGTATTTAGTATGTTGTTTGATTTTTTCGTATCCATTTTGCTCTTTGTTTTAAGCGCAGTGCGTGTGCTGTGATCAGCTTGCCGCTTGAATTTACACTAAAGCAGTACGTTCGGTTTAGTTAATCTATTAGTTTGTTAGTCTGTGTTTAAATTTAAGTTGTGTTCTAATTTCCGTTGTGTTTTCTCCTGATTCCTTTTGCAGCTATTCGTTGCTTTTATACTAAACACCTATACGCGCGGTCTTCCTGTTATagacagcagcaacagcagcgctACCTGGTAGGACTTGGTCGCTCTTGCAACTGTGCATAAACGTCAACCGtgcgcaaaaacaacaaaacgttGGCGCGTTTACGGTAGGATTTGGGATTTGCCATCACTTATCTTGTTCTCTGCGCACAAatgcttatatacaatatactaaTATAGTATAGGCATGATGACATATTTTGCAGTGAATTATACTTTTTTCGAGTTGCAAAGAATAAGTATGAAAAGGCCgatatttttgacatttattAAAGTGATCTTCATTTAGGTGTTTCCTAAGCtttatcaataattttaagctttttaaaaaataaggcaattttagtatataatttaatcaaataCTCATCAACTATTTTCAACTAGCACGAGAGTGGTGTTATTCtaacaaaaatttgtaagtCGATAACAGTACGTCACagacaacaaattatttatacaaagaAATGTTCTGTTTGTGCTTGTAGTTCCTTCCACCGAAACATCTTTGGTAAAACTTTCAGCAAATTCATCTCATTAGACATTTCTTATATGCTTCACTTTCTTCCATTATACGTAAttagtttttgttgctattataGTTAAACAAAAGCAGCGACCAAtccatttcaaatttattcgCATTTTTTACagctttaatttgttttcacaGCTTCGGCATCTTGTTCATCGAAACCACTTGCACTTAACAGTTTAACAAAGTCAGCAACAAAATAACACTTTATTTTCTTCACAACTGCACCACcagtaacaataacaaaaaaaaaccaaatatttttgcgtatttcatttcattttcttttctcTTTATAATCTTTCCGCATTTCTATGACATATTCGCACAAGCATTAACTACCACAAATAGTCGGCATACATATAACAAAGCATTTGCTTAGtgcttttaatattatataatataatattttcttaggCGCACATTAAATAAGTAATTATCGTCAATAGTACAAAAATTaacattatttatattcaattattgTGCCGCAgcgtaagtaaaatttcaaTATGTTGGAATTATTGCTTTGCAATATCAGTGGTATATTAAACCACaaccatataaatatgtaatatatattttcaaaaaatatagtgAAAATAAGACAGTGCCCCAGTGCAAAGTGCGAATTTACAAACCACTTAGATCGTCTTGAACCCGACAGCTACATATGTTTTCTTCGGTAACTCATAAAATTAATCTACGATGGCGGAAATGTTGCAAAAAAGTTGTTATTTTATAGTAGTAACGTGACTTTGCTTATAAGAacatcattattaattttttcctttactttttttctttgtaatcaaccaaccaaccaaatcTAATTTTAAATGCTGAGGCGATTGGCAATTTTGCTCTTCTCAGACTTATGCTTATATTTGATCATAAAACTGTGGTGAAATTCGAGTTGGAATATATAGACCGTGCTTGATATATAGGAAAACATATGCTAGCAACTTTTAAATATGGAATAGATTTTCTTTATCGTAGTTGTCAGtttattttacttgtatatagttAAAGAATACCATATTACTGCTTTTCGCTGAGGTAATCATTTTCGTAGTTGGTTTTCTCTAAAAGTAGGCAGTGTTGTGGAGTTTTGATTATAAAACTTATAGTTTTGTTTCAAAAACTAGTATTTGTACTGATCTAAAACTGAATTGTTACGTTCTAGCAGTTAATACTGCAGTGATTTTTCATGAATTTGATTAGAACAAGAAAAACTACtaactttggctgcactgaagctataataacctttacaggtgcatttttaaTATCATAAGGTACAATAGTAccatataaaaagatctttatcttgattgtgATCGGTCAGTTAGTTTGACAGCTGTGAGTTATAGTTATCcgacctgaacaatttcttcggagtgcGCATAATTGCGTtaaacaataatctatgccaaatttttcaaatgaaaaatcttccagcacttgatttcgatcgttcagtttgttcgttcgttgatttcgatcgttcagctatatgctatagtttgtctgatatcggcggttccgacaaatgagcagcgtaTTGATGATAAAAGGACGTGTGCCAAGTTTCTGGccgatagctcaaaaactggGAGAATCCTTTTtgacattaaaaattttgtggcaaacttaatacaccctgttcagggtataaatatcatAACATAAACGTGGCAAAGAGTGTTTAAATCCACATAAGGAAATCTATGGGATTGAATTTTGTTATAGAATGCATAAGCCTGCGACAATATGGCCAGTAGACATACCACTTTAATATGAACAAAACCGTTTTTACTTTCTTATGAGAATTTGTTTAACGCTAttgaaatttccattttttatcagctactatttgaaaaatgttaatccttaaactataaatataataaaaatctgATCAGATTAACATTCATATTAGATTATGAATGCCATCCTACCAGTATTATTCATACACTCTTATTAGTAGCTATCGGTTGATATTGCTGAATTCTGCATTGCATTGTTGCAGGTACACTGAAAATTCAGATAACAACTCTGTTACAACATTTTTGAGAATCTctgtttaaagtattttattgaTCAAATTTGTGCAggaattaatataaagaaattgaaaacaaaggctttcattgaaatttatttgctcAGTAGAtttgaaattgatttaaaaatttagatttgaACATTTTTGCTTTCGTCGTGAAATTTACTCACTCTCAACTTACAAGAATGCAGCGCTTAACCACAGTTAAATATAAACTGatacatatacattagggtgggtaatCTAAACTTCGCTTTGTACTCTAAAAAATTGGCCGATAGACAtctctaagaaaggctctctAAGTATAAGCTCTACATTTTAACGGGAAGGGCAAAGAAACAAATTTGACTTTACATAGTCAAACTTTAACTGTTAATTTCTTTTGAACCAATTTGTCTGAGTATGTAGCGAAAAAATGAACATACGTCTATTTTTGACctaccctaatgtatatatgatAATTATTAATAGATCAACAGACactgttaataaataaaaattcaacatgaaaatagtaacaaagtaaatattatttgcaaaatacgttttcacataaaatttaAGCAACAGCAATATCGAACTAATAAGAAATGATAATTTTTCAGTTGCCTGTAATCCGTATCCTATAGACTTGCATAATGCAAATTTTGGTATTCAGTTGCCGAGCGGCTATTATAATTGCGCTAGGAATGATAATAATTGCTACAGATTAACACATAAGTTTTGACTTGTTATTGCTAAGGTAgcaataatttgaatattattataagaaattttcatatactcatatatatatatcattatatttagtataataGAAAGTAGTCACTTCTATGAGAGTTTGCTTAGAAATTATGagcgcatatataatatttcgaaaaatatatatacgatttagattatatatacatacttagaatatatatatatatatttgggtatatgtatatatatatgtatgcataccaCTTATGTAAATGCATGTAGTAGCTATTTTACTTATAGTTAGTTTAGTAATTTTGGGGTACACATTATTACCTGGAAAGGTTTCTAAGCTTATTCAAAAGGTGTTTCCAAcgatcaaatgaaaaaatatgtattctaactgacttttgtttttttccGACTGATTTCCCTTCATTTAGGAATATACGCGCATTTTGTATTGTGTTAAACGTGAGCTAATAAAGTAATGGTATTATTGTAGTGTTTTCAAGAAGTTGGCCTTTGAAAAGTTCTTTATACGCAGTTCATGGCTTAAAAGAAGGTAAAGGTTTACAATTTCATTAGACGCAAGTAacggttttatttttatttttggcaaataaCTTTGTCTGCAAACATTGCATATGACAATACAGACaactgtatttatgtacatctgAAGTTGTATGATACCGTGGGATACCGTGATTCATGATTTAACCTGCGctcttttgttatttaaattcagTAAACaagttgaaaactaaaaacaattGATTAC from Bactrocera oleae isolate idBacOlea1 chromosome 3, idBacOlea1, whole genome shotgun sequence includes the following:
- the Elba3 gene encoding LOW QUALITY PROTEIN: early boundary activity protein 3 (The sequence of the model RefSeq protein was modified relative to this genomic sequence to represent the inferred CDS: substituted 1 base at 1 genomic stop codon), encoding MDTKKSNNILNTSDELYITAQSSPTRDASPCRLSWFLVRNDPLYVTEYGTYRLVHGMDLIDPDYANAYTGNILSYNVGTATLTGRMLAVADAVNLVQRALHDWLREDRKKYPIFKSNIFVQYRPAPNRLVHRILHEEEAVPMSSTETPHVSDMDIFVRDGDRLCQAKILSRNHNVDDLINDLTRLTSNISEKIAAGFASINLDLDATTRPKDNPWLLIQFSVSIRDSIYSIVRYNDTIGWEYNAYPGLQTYLLVGKTLFQALIIHKSHSHRAVKSALDIIMNSCIVSMYPHYNDHEYRNADIEKYEQSDTYIKGCVQSIEIHEDDIINCEQVNELITMEAQAINKIINQIDQTERQADHIMXKLKAINRKKQREAMQS
- the LOC106624941 gene encoding uncharacterized protein translates to MNNIYNEQQQKKLTRAIAMRALMYASGENCYCPVKKPTKFIVTLKPVIKTPNADPYLNLEAEAEASGCTCNMRNPRKTITAEQIQVRTNNEALKGKTLLNAFRVLTNSKFITIDPKYDYGDKGLLSPSGQQIRLCGGTYETRKNNENCECPKETAQMTKTEKNQNKFLQPGQEQIRQEKRAKSPKSKPSQISFVCENGRIYRILQHGCHEAGDKAKRSPKYRVVYPGGEKLEETKKLPKKERQKKSEKVKTPDRSRESSKERTQLKHELERAPVQETVTPPPMTPPRRCAEKSVGTSDAPSATAQQQTVLDMISWNPLKYFDINCAGASKAKQPEVEPCKEKSPCPLSIFPFPSIRKTEKPVETPAAEAEPIYAVKEEPLPCHEKEMERQTEPPPAPPKAPDISKEIIAQQCNRIYNLELQVNELRRELGHMKTEIIPPDEMMRCTALAAKLRELSTLLADLKTQHTEAIAAVLLAQKQAVTPKKLECTAVTQTPRPPTPPPQRPCPEMKAETVQTYNHAENKLSQTNATFGWRPFIDEATQSSPPSTVPVTSKNTSSVPVSSHASSAASTGLPCRHGTGELPLKESPSFCPYCQCSEYPRCTYIERNLYGEIIRILQQHAPCEVLLSVLLQPNNIYHVNISLTSSGVPLGCIYATERAINEAVEANVFNRFLTFFIVDARISVQQKAKILAHTFEFFKN